The following proteins come from a genomic window of Sulfurimonas sp. C5:
- a CDS encoding ArsC/Spx/MgsR family protein, whose translation MEITFFEKPGCAGNAKQKKLLELYNISYKTENMLSYPWTKELLKEFFEGREKEDIFNPFAPKIKNKELDPHLLSIEQLVEQMIQEPILIKRPLLVIGEEKICGFDIKKINALLQKNICSSVSISTCQSSDACKPK comes from the coding sequence ATGGAAATAACATTTTTTGAAAAACCTGGCTGTGCAGGCAATGCTAAACAAAAAAAGCTTTTGGAACTTTATAACATCTCTTACAAAACAGAAAACATGTTGTCCTATCCATGGACAAAAGAGTTGTTAAAAGAGTTTTTTGAGGGTAGAGAGAAAGAGGATATTTTCAATCCTTTTGCACCGAAAATAAAAAATAAAGAGTTAGATCCACACCTGCTCTCCATCGAGCAGCTTGTCGAACAGATGATTCAGGAACCTATACTTATCAAAAGACCTTTACTTGTGATAGGCGAGGAAAAAATTTGCGGTTTTGATATCAAGAAAATCAATGCCTTACTGCAAAAGAACATCTGTTCATCTGTCAGTATTTCTACTTGTCAAAGCAGTGATGCATGTAAACCAAAATAA